In Lotus japonicus ecotype B-129 chromosome 5, LjGifu_v1.2, one genomic interval encodes:
- the LOC130717610 gene encoding uncharacterized protein LOC130717610 translates to MDPSDCPFDLAAYIQNSQIEEAYVLNRFRERRRKIREDTAPRSRKYLGRDHTEANQRLIGDYFANEPTYDDAMFRRRYRMQKHLFLRIVGDLSSSDNYFTQRVDAANKQGISPLAKCTTAMRMLAYGVAADAVDEYIKIGGTTALECLRRFCKGIIRLYEQQYLRAPTQEDLQRILHANDMRGFPGMIGSIDCMHWEWKNCPKAWEGQFTRGDKGTTTVILEAVATYDLWIWHAFFGCPGTLNDINVLDRSPVFDDVEQGKTPAVNFFVNGRPYNMAYYLADGIYPSYPTFVKTIRLPQSEPDKLFAKVQEGCRKDIERAFGVLQARFKIIREPARLWDIDDLSIIMRSCIILHNMIVEDERDSYAQRWTDFEQSGEGGSSTQQPYSTEVLPAFANHVHARSELRDSNVHHELQADLVKHIWAKFGMSQD, encoded by the coding sequence atggatccatcTGATTGCCCTTTTGATCTTGCAGCATACATTCAAAatagtcaaattgaagaagcttatgtactCAACCGATTTAGAGAGCGTCGAAGAAAAATTCGAGAAGATACTGCACCTCGTAGTAGAAAATATCTCGGTAGAGATCATACAGAGGCAAACCAGAGGCTAATtggcgactactttgccaatgagcctacatatgacgatgcaatgtttcgtcgtcggtaccggatgcaaaaacatcttttccttcgaatcgttggtgacctttcaagtagtgataactacttcacccaacgcgttgatgcagccaataaacaaggtatatcacccttagcaaaatgtaccacagcaatgcgaatgttagcatatggtgtggcagcagatgcggtcgatgagtacatcaaaattggaggtactacagcattggagtgtttacgtagattctgtaaaggaatcatacgattgtatgagcaacagtacctgagagcaccaacccaagaagacctgcaaagaatactacatgctaatgacatgcgggggttcccaggcatgatcgggagtattgactgcatgcactgggagtggaaaaattgtcctaaagcatgggaaggtcaatttactagaggggataagggaaccacaacagttattcttgaagcagttgcaacttatgacctatggatctggcatgccttttttggatgtcctggaacgttgaacgacataaacgttctagatcggtcaccagtgtttgatgacgtggaacagggaaagactccagctgtgaatttctttgtgaatggtcgtccctataatatggcatactatctagccgatggtatctatccttcttatccaactttcgtcaaaacgattagacttcctcaaagtgaacccgataagttatttgcaaaagttcaggagggatgtcggaaggacatcgaacgtgcatttggagttcttcaagctcgttttaaaatcatccgtgaaccagctcgcttgtgggacatagatgacttgagtatcattatgaggtcatgcatcatattacataatatgattgtcgaggatgaacgagattcatatgctcaacgttggaccgattttgagcaatctggggaaggtggatctagtacacagcaaccatactcgac